CGGGATGACGATGTTCTCTAGGAAGTTGTAGTACTCGATGCCTTCAAGGATACCGCGTGCGTTCTTCCCTTCCGCGAAATAAATCCGCGGTCGGTTTCGCAAACGCTCCAGTTCGGGGCCATGATTCCCCACCACAACACCCAACGTTCGCCCCAACAGCATGCCCGCATCATTGCCCGAATCGCCGGCGACAAGCACATGTTCCGGCGAAAAGCCCCATTTCCAAAGCAGATGGCGCATCGAAAGGTCGCTGCCGCCGCGAACCGGGATGATGTCTAAATACATCCCCAATGACAGCACAACTTTAGCACGCAAGCCCGCCTCGCGAAGCCTCTTTTTGATCTCGGTCACCGACGGCGAGGACTCGGGATCGATCTCATAACTGACTTTGTATTCGGATTGGTGGTCATCGGTTTGCCGGTAAAAACCGGGCAAAGAGTCCAATGCCTTGTGAATTTCTTCCGGCTGCCATGCGTAACCGATCTGCTTCTGCCAGGTTCGATCAGGCGTCAACTTGGGGCCATAATGCAATTGGGTCCCGACATCGGTATCCATTAGATCGGGGCGTGGCAACCCCAACTCTTCGATCAACTCCATCGCACTATTCAAATGGCGACCGGTGGCAATCCCAAACCCAATGTTATCGTGCTGACGAATCACTTCGACCAACTCTTGAAGCGCTTCGTTGTCGCCAGTCAACGAATTATCCAAATCAGTGATCAACAACCGATCGAATTCGGGGATTCGGCGGGCACGCGGGCGATGCACCAACGCCGGTTTGGCCGAGTGCTCCAGGATGTCACTTAAATCACGCAAGTAGCGACGCGCGTGGTTGCCCCACGAGTAATGCTTTCGCGTGCCTTCGATCCCGGCTTGCGACCATGTATGCCACTGCTCCGGTTCGGTCAGGACACGCAACAGCGCCTTCTCGATCGCATCGCCATCCATCGGATCGACCAACAGACCGTTTTCACAGTTCGCGATGATATCGCGCGGGCCGCCATCGTTGGTTGCCACGATCGGCAACCCCGTCGCCCCTGCTTCGAGCAACGTCAAACCAAAAGGCTCCGTCAGCGCCGGATTAATGAACACCCCTTTGCCGACCGTCGCCAATCGGTACAACTCCGGCACGTCGCAGGGCACATGCGACTTGGGATAGGCGACCTTGCCGTACAGGTCATAGTGATCGATCAAACGCAACACGTTATCGATCACCTGACGTTGGCCGCGGGGCAGATCGTCGAGATCATCGCGAGTTCCCATCAACATCACAAGGTTCGCAGTCTCTTGCAATTCCTCGCTGCGACCGTACACCTCGACCAATTTCTCAAGGTTCTTGCGTTCATCGGGACGCGCCATCGTCAGGATCATCGGTTTGTCCGGATCGCGAAGAAAACGCCCCAGTTCGTCGGCGATTTCCGGCGACTGCCAGTCTTCGCCGGGGGGGGAGAATTGCCCCAAATCGACTCCCGGCGGAATCACCTCCATCCGCTCGGGAACATAATGGTGATACAGCGAATACTGCTGTTCGACCTCTTGGCTGGTGCTGGTGACGACCATCGAAGCGGTCTCCAAGGCCATCTCTTCTGCCTCGGTTCGCAACCCAAATTTATAGCGTCGCTCCAACGTCTCTTCGCTGGTCTTCCCCAACGACAACCGTTGGCGTTTCACTCGGCCCAGCGAATGCCCGGTAAAGACGAACGGGATATGCAGCAAGCGAGCCAATTGCGCCCCAGCCATCCCCGCGTCGGCATAGTGGCCGTGGATGATATCGGGCAATCCATGGCGGCGAAAATGGACCAGCGTCTGGTCGATGAACAATTCCAGGTAGGGCCACAACCCCTCTTTCTTCAGATAGCGCTTGGGACCAAATGGGATTCGGATCAGTTTGGCGTTATCCGCGATCTGCTCCTCCAACTGGCCGTAACAGGGGTCGACCTTGGGATCCAAGATCTGGCGTGTCAGCACTTCGACTTCGCGAACATGCGGTTGCGCCGCCAGTTCGCGGGCCAACTCCAAAACGTATTTCACTTGTCCGCCGGTATCCGCGTCGCGTCCCAACTCGGAATCCTTGACGCGGATCAGCCCATGTAGGCTGATCAGAGTAATTTTTAGGTGATTCTCTTTCTCAAGCAGACTCATATCGTCCTGATGCGTGGTTGTGAGTTGAAATTCGTGTCCGGTTTGAATGATTGCAGCCATTGCTGTGCTCCGCCCTAAATTTCAGCGCCAACGTCAATCGGGGCGCTTTCAAAGCGACCGATTCCGACGAGCAGCGAATCCTGTTTCCAAAAGTTCGGTTTGACGACGGCCCCAAAACGTCCGAACGCCAGCCAACAGTTGACTTGCTTGCAAATCAGCAGCAAGATGCGTGCCAATTTGCCGAACCCCGTGGATTCCGCCGATTGAATCAGGAAATAGATCGACTTTGGGACAAACAATTCCCTCAAAATTGCTTCGCGTCCAAGATGGTGGTTGTTCAAACAACAATCGGCACCATTATAAACCAATCGATCCAGCCGTGCGCGTTCTCACCAACGGTGCCGCAGGGCCATGCACATTTTCAAACTGGAGCGGCTCAGAGATTGAAAACCCGACACCTCAGCGAGGCATTCACACGGTGCCTCGCTGACGCGTCGGGTTATCACGAGAGCCTAAACCCAAACACTGAACGGCCCTCAGCGGTGCCGCCCTCCAACGAGTGAAGAGGCATGGACCAGGGGATGAAGTTCGAACCAACAGGGCTCGCCGACACGCGTCGAGAGAGCGCTGCCGCTGTCGCGTCGAGAGAACGACGGAAGCGCGGACACTTTTTTCCGCGACAAGAATTATCGATTCGGCACGATGCTTGTTTCGCAAGCACACGTCCGCGCGATGTGCCTACCAAACGCCCCTCGTCCGCGACGCAGGCCGCCATCGCATAGCAGACGCCAATCGTCGACAGCTCACACCGCGCTAAAATGCATCACGGCAAAATAGGTCGCCGGATCGGTCCAGACTTCATCGACGCTCAATCCAGCCTGGGCGGCCAACGCCGCAAAGCCGCCGACATCGTACTTGTGCGAATATTCGGTAAGAATCCGTTCACCGCGTTGGAACACGAATGCTGTCTCACCGATCGCAACCCTTTGCTCGATACAGCTTTCAATGTAGATCTCGATCCGAGATTGCTGGGCATTGTAGATCGCAACATGTTTGAAATGATCGACCTGAAAATCGGCGTCCAACTGGCGATTGATGCGATGCAGCAGGTTCAGATTAAACGCTGCTGTCACCCCCAGTTCGTCGTCGTAGGCGTCCAATAGAACCTGCGGATCCTTATCCAGATCGACCCCGATCAACAAACCGCCATGCGAATCGCATTGACGCGAAATCATGCCCAACAACTGGACCGCCGCGGAGGGCTCCAGATTGCCGATCGTCGATCCAGGAAAATAGACGGTGATCGGCGACGATCGATACGCCTCGGGCAATTCAAACCCTTGTGTAAAATCAGCGACGATCGGGTGGATGTCGATATGCGGGTAATCGGACCTCAGCGTTTCCGCCGTCGACAACAAGTGGTCCTCGGAGATGTCGACAGGAATGTAGGCGATCTGATTTTCCAAATGGTCCAACAGATGCCGCGTCTTGGTGCTGCTGCCGCTGCCATATTCGACCAAGACCGCACCAGATCCGATACGTTGTCCGATCGCATCGGCGTTGTCGACCATGATCTGCGATTCGGTCCGCGTCGGATAATAACTGTCGAGCTGACAGATCTGATCGAACAACTGCGATCCACGCTCGTCGTAGAAATATTTACAGTGCAGTTGTTTCTGTTTTTTTGACAGTCCGGTCAGGACATCTTGCCGAAACTCCGCCTCGTTTTCGTCGGCGGTTGCCGTCCCCAACTTCGACTGCGGCAACGGGGATGGTTTGATTGGTTGCATTGTTCCGTAGGGGCAAAGAGTCCAAACGTCTGTTCGCTGCACAGACACCGACTCGTCAACGTCCGCCAAAGAGCCCTGGATCGAATCGGCGATTGAATCCTATCGCTCCGATCGGGCCGGGACAAGCAACGCCCCAAGACGAACCCGCTGCACCCCACGCCATCCCGCGCAAGCGAAAAGCTCGAATCGCTTGCCTCTTGCGATTCTCGGGCAACGAGAATCGCAAGGCATGCGCGTCGAGCTTTTGCATCGATCACTTCGCAACACGTGCGACTAAGGAACGACATCTCCCAGCACCAGGATCTGCCCAACACGGATGTTGGTCCCTTGGTACTTTGGTTGCTTCAGTTCGGTCTCGGGATCCTTCAACCGAAACGCAACACTCTGCCGATCGGGCTGTTCCGAATCGACTTCAACCGTCACGGTGTGAACTTCCGCCGGGTCCAACCCACCAGCAACGGTCAGCGTAGCGATCCGATGGTAGGTGCAGTAGCTGTCGAATCGCGGCCGCGGTTTAGGCTGCTTCTTGCCGTCGACGGTGATGATGACTTGGCCGCCATCGGGCCCCAGTAGATCGTACAGTTTGGCGGTCGATCCACGGAACTTGAATGTCAATTTGCTGCCAGGTTGGGTCGCTTCGAACAAGGTTCCCATGCGATTGCCAAATCGCTTGGCCAGCGTAGCATCGGCGGGCAATTGCTCCCATTGGGGCGAGAGCATTTCCGCAGTGATCGGGACCATTTTCGCAGCTTGCCAATGATCTTCGACAAATGGTGTCTTCAACTTGGCGGCGTGGTCGATCGGTGCCGACGTCTCGCCGATCAGGCGAACCGCGTCGGCGACCACATCAGCGTAAATCTGATGCCCCTCGTCCAACGGATGGACACCGTCGCTAGAGAACCGCACAACGCCCGGCTCGGTTGGCTCGGCCGACTTGTAAATCAGCTTGCCCGCCTGCTGCAGTTCGACAACTTTCATCGCAAAGTTGATCGATGGGATCCCGTAGTGATCGGCCAACATCTCCATTGCCGAAGCTGCACGTGGGCAAAGTCCCTTTTCCAGATCGCCTTCATAACCGACGCGGTACGTGTAGACAAAACAGATGTCGGTGCGGGGATTATCGGCCCAGGTCTGACGCACGATTCCCTCCATCGCTTTCCAGATCTGTTCGGGGGCCGCACCACCATCGTTGACAGCAAATTCGACGAACAACAGGTCGGGCTTGTGTTGTAGCGCATCGCGACCGACGCGGAACACCCCAAGATCGCTTCCCGTTCCGCCAATCGCAGCGTGAATCTCTTCGACCTTCGCCTCGGGGAATTCGTCGGCGAACCATTGTCGCGTCTTCACACGCCATCCCGCCGCGGCGGTAATGGAACCGCCAAGGTAGCCGATTTTTACCGGCTTCCCTTCGCGCAACTTGGCCAACACATTACCCAACCCATCGCGTGGGCGAACCAATTCCGCGGTCACCGCCGCGTATTCGGGCTGTTCCGCCGCGGCGGATGGCATCGCCGACAGCAGCGTCGACAGACAGACCGCCAACGCGGTGAATCGGTGGATTGAAGTTATCGATTTCGCAAAGCTCATGATGTTCCTTTGGAGGTGCTTATTTTACAGGTAGGGTGTGGCGATAGTTGTCTTGAAAGAGTCCGATTTTGTCAAACGGAATTTCTTCAAACGATGACAAGGCTTCGGTTAAACGAGCGTCCTTCAGCCGGGTGAACGATCCGTCCGACAATTCGCTGCCACCGACCTGCACCGGATTTTCGGTGCTTCCGGCGATGTTGGTGAAACCTTGGATATCCTTCGTCGATGCGATCCCTTTGGCGGCACCGGTGGTATTAACCGCCAAGTTGTCGGCGATATCCAGTTTGTCCAACAACTTCATCACGCCGCCGCTAAAACTGCCGACCTGTTTCGAGCAATCGACAAACACGTTGCGGAGAATCGCATTGTGCAGCGGCTGGCGAGGGGAATCGTCCATGATCACCGCCAGACTTGGATAGCGATCGCTCCACGGCGGATTGCGATAATTCATCGCTTCAGCTTTCTCTTCCAGATTCCAACCGGCATACTTCGGGTTGTTCCACTGCTTCCAAGTCATGCCGCGCGAATCGAGATGCAATCCGATCGGGCAATCGATCACGAGATTATTGACCACGCGATTATCGCGGCCGCCGCCGATCATGATCGCTCGACCAGCGCGAACAAAGACGTTCCCTTCGATCGTGTCGCCGCTGTCGCAATCGTCCAGATAGACTCCCATCGTGTTGACGTGCTTCGAATCGCCACCACCCAGGTCGTGGATGTAGTTGTGTCGCAGGACATTCCCTTGGCTGGTCCAGTCGCGGCCGGTGTAAAACGCCCCCGAATCGCCCGTCTCCATCACCACGCGATAGATCTCGTTGCGTTCCATCAAATGCTCGTTGCCACCGTACAAGATCGCGTTATGCGGGGCGTCATGAATCAAGTTATTTCGAACGATCTGTCCGCATCCCTTCACGCTGATCCCCGCCGCATAGCTGCGTTGAAATTTGCCGTAGTCATGGATGTGGCTGTTGACCACCAAGTTCTTGGCTGGCGTGAGCGTCTTGCGATCGCCACCGCGGACCGAGATCCCCGCTGTCCCCAGATTGTACAGATCGCAGGATCGGATCGTGTTTTCGGTTCCGTTGATCGAGATGCCACCACGCGACACGTTGGCGACCGTGCACCCGGCGAATTCAACCGCGGTTGTCTCTTTCAAAGAGATCCCGTCGGCGATGCCATACTCAAACCGCAAGCCTTCGATCTTGATGTGGTGTGCGTTTTCCATGCGGACCAACGATTGGGGCAGCGTCGCCAACACGATCGATGACGATGACGCCGTCTCCGCCGGATAGTAGTACAACTGGCGACCCTTGCGATCCAAATACCATTCGCCCGGGGCGTCCAACTCCTCTAAGACGTTGAAGGCGAAGAAGCGGCGTTTCGATCCGCCCCAGGTGCCGGCCATGATTCCATAGTTGTGCGGTGCCGCCAGTCGGATCACTTGTTTTTCCGCATCGTACGCGCCGATACGAATCACTTCGTCGGACCAGTCGTGCGTCCAGAACCCCAACAGCCAAACGCCTTCGTCCAGGTTCCAGCGCGTCGGCCGTGGGTCCCTAAATTCAAAAGCCCCCGGTCGCGCTTTACGCCGCGCCGGATCCTCCGAATCGGGATCGGCCAACCCCGAATCGATCGCCTTGGAAAAATCTGCCCAGCCCTCGTTTTCGGCGTCCAAATTGGGCCAACGGGCGAGCGTCATCGGCTGTTCATCGACATACAACCACGGTCCGCCAGGCGTTCCGCGAAACGACGTTTTCCATTGAGAGATCTCTTTAGGAAACATCGACGTTAAATCGGCGACGCGCACCTTATCGCGGACACTCTCGTCCAAACGTTCCCGAATCTCGGGATCCGACACCGCGACAAAACTGTCCGAAGGGATCGTCAGCCCACCGCTGATCAGTGCGGTTCCGGGCTGGATCGCGCGATAGACGACCGGTGCGGCGGCGCTGCCACTGTCCTCGGCGGTCAATTTAAACGAATGCTCGATCCGATAGGTCCCTGGCCCGACCAGAACGTTCACTGCTTGGTCGGGTTTCAGTTGTCCCGATTTCCGCGCTGCACGAATCCGGTCGCGAGCTTCGGTAAGCGATTTAAACGGCTTCGCCTGACTGCCGTTGCCTCCGGGCTGTGCATTGGCGGCGACATGTAGATCGATCGCCCACCCTTGCGCCGGGGAGAACAGCAGCGCGACCCAGCCGAACATCAGACCGAGGGCCCAACGCCGCGTCGTATCCCCAACAAATGGGCAATCGACGAGAAGAGAGGCAGCAAAAAGATAACTTGATTTTTTTGAAAACTTCCGAGTTGCTAAAAACATCTTGTGCTTGGTGAGAGGAATGGAAAGTTGGGGGTATTTTGAAGCGATTTGCAGGAACGCACCGCTAGCTGTCGGCAGGAACACTTTTGGGGACCCCATCTCGGGACGCCAAGAATTCGCAAACGGTATCGTTCGCCCCAATGGTGGTGCGGAAAATTGCAGCGGCCGTTTTCGCCATCAGCCAGCTCAAGCCAACCTCTACTGCAATGCGTGAGAAATCGCTCGGGATTCGAACGAAAACGCAGCAGCCGACAGGGCGTTCCGGCAAGTTACCTATCATAACACGATGCCCTCGGATCGCCCCACGGCTGGCGCTAAAACGGCGACGATTTACCGTTAGAGGGATCTTAGGTATTGAACGAGTCCATAGAATTGCCGCGACCAGGCTCGTTGCAACGCTTGCTATCGTCGGGGTGGATCGATGACAGGCTTGAACCTTTTTGCGGTTCTTTACGTCTCTGAATGGAACAGGCATTCATGCGTCCCCCCCAACCGACCACGTCGTTGCCGCTTGGCTACCGCGCTCCGACAGCGACCGATGCGCAAGACTTTGCTCGACCGCTATAATTCGGTATGAAAGACGACCTGTATTGAACAGGCGATCGTGCGACCGGACCTGCAATTCGTCACCGCCCTCCACCCAGATGAGCCTTCCGCATGGCTAGCGTATCTGAATCGATTCATGTCGCGCAAACGCTCGACGGCCCTGTCGAAACGGTCTCGAAACCCAAGGTCGCTCTCCAACCTGCCCCTCAATTGGTGACGGGCAGCGGTGTCGGCCTGAGCGCTGAGACCGAGGCGGTGCTAACCGATCGGTTGCGTGCCGCCGGGCTGATCATGTTCGCTGGGTTGGCGATTTTCCTGGTTCGTCGTCTTTTCGCAATCAACACGATCGACACCCCACTGGAATGGGTTGCGTTGGGAATGCACGCGATCGCGACGGCGATCTGCGGAACGATTGGTTTCAGATTGTGCATGAAATGCCCCAAAGCCTTGGCACATGGCCGCCTAATCGAATTGCTGCTGTTCGGTTCGACCGCACTCTATTTTCTGGTGCTGGGTTATGCGTTTTTGCTGCACGGGGCACGAAACGGTTTCATCGCTCCCATCGCGCCGATGTGGATCATTTTGATCTTCACGTATGCGTTGCTGATTCCCAACACGTGGCAACGGGCCGCGATCGTCAACAGCATCTTTGCCACGATGGGCTTTGGCACCTGGTTCTACGTCTACCAAACCTGCCCCTTCTTCCATGCATTGACCGCAGGAAACCCGGAGATCCGCCCCGGCACGCTGGAGGTCGGGTTGATCCTTGGCATCGCCGCGATCACAGCGACGTGGGGCGTCTATACGATCGGTCGGCTGCGCCGCCAAGCGTTCGAAGCGCGGCAACTGGGGCAATACCGGCTAAAGCAAATGTTAGGATCTGGCGGAATGGGAGAGGTCTACTTGGCCGAGCACATGATGCTCAAGCGACCTTGCGCTATCAAACTGATCCGTCCTGAAAAAGCGGGCGATCAATTGGCGATCGAACGCTTTGAACGCGAGGTGCAACTGACCGCCCGGCTGACCCATTGGAACACCGTCGAGATCTTTGACTACGGTCACGCCGCCGACGGAACGTTTTATTACGTAATGGAGTACCTGCCCGGACTGACGATGGAGCAGGTGGTCAAGATGCACGGGCCGATGCCCGCGTCGCGAATCGCGTTCCTGTTGAGCCAGGTATGCGATGCGTTGGTCGAAGCCCATGGCGAATCGTTGGTACATCGCGATGTCAAACCGGCGAACATCTTCGTCGCGCATCGCGGAGGCGTTTCGGACGTCGCGAAACTGCTCGACTTTGGCTTGGTCAAACCGATGACAACCGCCAGCGACAGCATGGACCTGACTCGCGACGGTACGGTGACCGGTTCGCCGCTGTACCTCTCTCCCGAACAAGCCTTGGGGGACACGCCGGACCATCGATCGGATATCTATTCGCTTGGCGCGGTCGCCTATTTTCTGTTGACGGGGCAACCGCCATTCCAAGGTGGCACGCCGATGAAAATCTTGCTGGCCCAAGCGAACCAACAACCGGTCCCGCCGTCGGAAATTGTCGACGACGTGCCACCGGACCTGGAAGAGATCATCCTGCGATGCCTGCAAAAGGATCGCGGCGACCGCTTTGAGAACGTGCAAGAATTGGGCGACGCGCTGCGGCAGTGCAGTGTTGGTGAGACGTGGGACCGCGACCAGGCCAAGCGTTGGTGGCAATGCAACGGATGTCCCGACAAAAAGAAACTCGACGACGATGTCCTGAATTTGGTTTGCGTCTGAAGCCGGTCGCGTTGACGGCGGAGCATTGACGGACGATCGAACGTTTCGTCTATCGATTCGGTGCGGCGACGGTCACACTGGCGACCCACTGCGCAACCGTTTCGTTGGCCTGCCGAATTCCCGCGATCGCCAACGCGTCGGGGCGTTCTTGGGCATCGAGCAAACCGCGGCGTA
Above is a genomic segment from Rosistilla ulvae containing:
- a CDS encoding SGNH/GDSL hydrolase family protein, encoding MSFAKSITSIHRFTALAVCLSTLLSAMPSAAAEQPEYAAVTAELVRPRDGLGNVLAKLREGKPVKIGYLGGSITAAAGWRVKTRQWFADEFPEAKVEEIHAAIGGTGSDLGVFRVGRDALQHKPDLLFVEFAVNDGGAAPEQIWKAMEGIVRQTWADNPRTDICFVYTYRVGYEGDLEKGLCPRAASAMEMLADHYGIPSINFAMKVVELQQAGKLIYKSAEPTEPGVVRFSSDGVHPLDEGHQIYADVVADAVRLIGETSAPIDHAAKLKTPFVEDHWQAAKMVPITAEMLSPQWEQLPADATLAKRFGNRMGTLFEATQPGSKLTFKFRGSTAKLYDLLGPDGGQVIITVDGKKQPKPRPRFDSYCTYHRIATLTVAGGLDPAEVHTVTVEVDSEQPDRQSVAFRLKDPETELKQPKYQGTNIRVGQILVLGDVVP
- a CDS encoding right-handed parallel beta-helix repeat-containing protein, with amino-acid sequence MFLATRKFSKKSSYLFAASLLVDCPFVGDTTRRWALGLMFGWVALLFSPAQGWAIDLHVAANAQPGGNGSQAKPFKSLTEARDRIRAARKSGQLKPDQAVNVLVGPGTYRIEHSFKLTAEDSGSAAAPVVYRAIQPGTALISGGLTIPSDSFVAVSDPEIRERLDESVRDKVRVADLTSMFPKEISQWKTSFRGTPGGPWLYVDEQPMTLARWPNLDAENEGWADFSKAIDSGLADPDSEDPARRKARPGAFEFRDPRPTRWNLDEGVWLLGFWTHDWSDEVIRIGAYDAEKQVIRLAAPHNYGIMAGTWGGSKRRFFAFNVLEELDAPGEWYLDRKGRQLYYYPAETASSSSIVLATLPQSLVRMENAHHIKIEGLRFEYGIADGISLKETTAVEFAGCTVANVSRGGISINGTENTIRSCDLYNLGTAGISVRGGDRKTLTPAKNLVVNSHIHDYGKFQRSYAAGISVKGCGQIVRNNLIHDAPHNAILYGGNEHLMERNEIYRVVMETGDSGAFYTGRDWTSQGNVLRHNYIHDLGGGDSKHVNTMGVYLDDCDSGDTIEGNVFVRAGRAIMIGGGRDNRVVNNLVIDCPIGLHLDSRGMTWKQWNNPKYAGWNLEEKAEAMNYRNPPWSDRYPSLAVIMDDSPRQPLHNAILRNVFVDCSKQVGSFSGGVMKLLDKLDIADNLAVNTTGAAKGIASTKDIQGFTNIAGSTENPVQVGGSELSDGSFTRLKDARLTEALSSFEEIPFDKIGLFQDNYRHTLPVK
- the egtD gene encoding L-histidine N(alpha)-methyltransferase — protein: MQPIKPSPLPQSKLGTATADENEAEFRQDVLTGLSKKQKQLHCKYFYDERGSQLFDQICQLDSYYPTRTESQIMVDNADAIGQRIGSGAVLVEYGSGSSTKTRHLLDHLENQIAYIPVDISEDHLLSTAETLRSDYPHIDIHPIVADFTQGFELPEAYRSSPITVYFPGSTIGNLEPSAAVQLLGMISRQCDSHGGLLIGVDLDKDPQVLLDAYDDELGVTAAFNLNLLHRINRQLDADFQVDHFKHVAIYNAQQSRIEIYIESCIEQRVAIGETAFVFQRGERILTEYSHKYDVGGFAALAAQAGLSVDEVWTDPATYFAVMHFSAV
- a CDS encoding HAD-IIB family hydrolase, translating into MAAIIQTGHEFQLTTTHQDDMSLLEKENHLKITLISLHGLIRVKDSELGRDADTGGQVKYVLELARELAAQPHVREVEVLTRQILDPKVDPCYGQLEEQIADNAKLIRIPFGPKRYLKKEGLWPYLELFIDQTLVHFRRHGLPDIIHGHYADAGMAGAQLARLLHIPFVFTGHSLGRVKRQRLSLGKTSEETLERRYKFGLRTEAEEMALETASMVVTSTSQEVEQQYSLYHHYVPERMEVIPPGVDLGQFSPPGEDWQSPEIADELGRFLRDPDKPMILTMARPDERKNLEKLVEVYGRSEELQETANLVMLMGTRDDLDDLPRGQRQVIDNVLRLIDHYDLYGKVAYPKSHVPCDVPELYRLATVGKGVFINPALTEPFGLTLLEAGATGLPIVATNDGGPRDIIANCENGLLVDPMDGDAIEKALLRVLTEPEQWHTWSQAGIEGTRKHYSWGNHARRYLRDLSDILEHSAKPALVHRPRARRIPEFDRLLITDLDNSLTGDNEALQELVEVIRQHDNIGFGIATGRHLNSAMELIEELGLPRPDLMDTDVGTQLHYGPKLTPDRTWQKQIGYAWQPEEIHKALDSLPGFYRQTDDHQSEYKVSYEIDPESSPSVTEIKKRLREAGLRAKVVLSLGMYLDIIPVRGGSDLSMRHLLWKWGFSPEHVLVAGDSGNDAGMLLGRTLGVVVGNHGPELERLRNRPRIYFAEGKNARGILEGIEYYNFLENIVIPNDRIES
- a CDS encoding serine/threonine protein kinase is translated as MASVSESIHVAQTLDGPVETVSKPKVALQPAPQLVTGSGVGLSAETEAVLTDRLRAAGLIMFAGLAIFLVRRLFAINTIDTPLEWVALGMHAIATAICGTIGFRLCMKCPKALAHGRLIELLLFGSTALYFLVLGYAFLLHGARNGFIAPIAPMWIILIFTYALLIPNTWQRAAIVNSIFATMGFGTWFYVYQTCPFFHALTAGNPEIRPGTLEVGLILGIAAITATWGVYTIGRLRRQAFEARQLGQYRLKQMLGSGGMGEVYLAEHMMLKRPCAIKLIRPEKAGDQLAIERFEREVQLTARLTHWNTVEIFDYGHAADGTFYYVMEYLPGLTMEQVVKMHGPMPASRIAFLLSQVCDALVEAHGESLVHRDVKPANIFVAHRGGVSDVAKLLDFGLVKPMTTASDSMDLTRDGTVTGSPLYLSPEQALGDTPDHRSDIYSLGAVAYFLLTGQPPFQGGTPMKILLAQANQQPVPPSEIVDDVPPDLEEIILRCLQKDRGDRFENVQELGDALRQCSVGETWDRDQAKRWWQCNGCPDKKKLDDDVLNLVCV